The window GGTCGACGTCGGCCCGTTCGATGCCGTCGCCGACGGCGTCCTCGTTCCCGTAAATCTGGGCGGTGTCCACGTGACGGTACCCCATGTCGAGCGCGGTCTGCACGGACTGCGCGCACTGTTCGGGGTCTTCGTTCTGCCAGGTGCCGATACCGAGCGCGGGCATGCCGCTATGCTGGGGGTAGTCGAACTCAGACATATCTGTTGGATGGAGCGGAACGTGAAAAGACGTTTTGGTAGCGGCGCTACAGGTAGTGCTCGGTGACGAGGCGCTTGAGGAGCGAGAGGTCGTCGAAGTGGAGGAATTTCGCGATCGCGATCGGGTTTCCGCCGTTCGCGTCCGTGAGCGTGTCCATGTTCGCGTCCTTCACGTCACGGAGGAGGCGGTCGTAGCGGTCGTCGTCCGCGAGGTACAGGAGGCGCGTCATCGCGAGGCGGCGCTTCGCCCCCGGCGCGACGTCCTGATGCCAGAGGTCGGCGTACGTCTCCATCGCCGCCTTCGACGTGTCCACGGTTCCGGTGAGACAGCGGTCGGCGGTGATGGCGGCGGCGCGCGCGGACTTCATGCCCTTGTGGATTCCCTCGCCCCAGAGCGGGTCGATGCTCGGCACGGTGTCCCCGATTGCCATGAAGCTGTCCGTGCAGAGCTGTCCGGGTTCCTGGATGTGCGCGGAGCCGCGGTGCTGTTTACCGTCGAGTTTCGTCGCGTTCTCGAACCGGGGGTCGTTGTCGAGCCAGTAGTCGAGGTAGCCGTCGATGCTCATTCCGTCCTTTCCGCGCTCCTGGTAGGACTCGTTCTGGATGTAACACAGCCCGACCTTCGCCGTGTCCTCGCCCGTGTGGAAGATCCAGGAGTAGCCGCCGGGCGCGAGGTCGTGGTCGAGGCGGAGCATCATCGCGCCGTGGAGGTCGGCGTAGTCGGGATGGTCGACCGCGACGCCGTCCATCTCCCACTCGATGCCGATGGCCTGATTGTGGCGCTCCAGGTCGCTCACACCGAGGTGTTTCGCGAGCGGCGCGGCCGGGCCCGTCGCGTCGACGACGATGTCCGCGTACACTTCCTCGTCGCCGCTGTACTCGACGCCCACGATTTCACCGTTCTCCATGATGGGCTTCGAGACGCGGGAGCCGAAGCGGTACTCCGCGCCGTGCTCTCGCCCCTCCTCGACGAGGAAGCGCTTGAAGTCCGCGAACTCCAGCACCGCACCGGGCTGGTTCTGGACGAAGTGCTCGTTCGGGGACTCGAGGACGACGCTGTCCGTGAACTGCATCACCACGTCGTCGGGAATCCCGAACGCGCCCATCATAGAGGGGAAGGTTCCCGCAGTGGACTTGTTCGACTGTCGCGGGAACTCGTCTTCTGGTTCGGTTTCGAGAACGAGAACGTCGTAATCGCGTTGCGCCAGGTCGCGAGCGCACTGCGCGCCCGCCGGCCCCGCTCCCGCGATTACCACGTCGAAACGCTCAGTCATACCCAGAAACATCCCCGTCGCGCTAATCAACCTTTCCGAATACGCACGCAGAGCGCCCGTATTCCGACGTTTCCCGGAGAACAGAACCGAATCGCCGGGGATTACGGCTCTCCGCCACGACCCGGGCGTATGGACGTGAGTCTGCCGCCCGAGGAGGGAGATACGTACACCTACGAGCGGACGTTCACTACCGACGAGGTCGAATCGTTCGCGGAGCTCTCGCACGACGACCAGCCCGTTCACAGCGTGCCCGACGACGAGGGGCGACTGATGGTGCAGGGACTCCTCACCGCGACGCTCCCGACCGCCATCGGCTCCGCGCTCGGCGTGCTCGCCTACCACATGGATAACCACTTCCACAGACCAGTCTATACGGGCGAACCCATCACCTGCGAAACCACGCTCACGGACGTGGAAGAACGCGACGACCGCTACGACATCCGCGGCGAAAACGTCTGCACGAACGAAGCGGGAGACGAAGTCCTCACAGGCTCGTTCGAGGGCGTCGTCTGGAAAGAATAAGGCGGTCGCGGTGATTGCACTGACATCGTACCGAGCGCGCCGTCGGCGTGCTCGGCGTTTTTAGTGGAGGTTTTTGCTCAAGCGGTCGCGCTTCGCGCGACCCGCCGAGCAAAAAAGTCCGTTAGTAGAACTCGCGGACGAGGTCCATCGCGCCGTCGGGCGCGCCGTCGGTGTCGATGTCCGCCATGTTGCCCTCGACGCCGTGGGCCTGTTCGTAGGACTGCACGTCGTCGTCCTGGTAGAGGACGCCCATGTACTCCTTCTCGCTGTCGAGGATCTTGTCCTTCGCCTGCTCCCGGTCGCTCGGGTCGTAGTCCGCGTCGTCGCCGCCGAGGTCGACGAGGCTGTCGCGGAAGTAGTCGTAGGTGTCCACGTCGTTGAACGTCACGCACGGGCTGAACGTGTTCACGAGGCTGAAGCCGTCGTGTTCGATGGCTTCCTCGATGATTTCCGTGTGGCGCTGGGCGTGACTGCTGAAGGACTGCGCGATGAAGCTCCCGCCCGCGGACAGCGCGAGCGCGAGCGGATTCACGGGCGGCTGCTTGGAGCCCTCGGGCGTGGTCGCGGTCTCGAAGTCCGACCGGCTGGTCGGGGACGCCTGGCCCTTGGTGAGGCCGTAGATGCGGTTGTCCATCACGACGTACGTGATGTCGATGTTCCGGCGGACGGCGTGGATGAAGTGACCGACGCCGATGGAGTAGCCGTCGCCGTCGCCGCCCGCGACCATCACTTCGAGGTCGGGGTTCGCGAGTTTGACGCCCGTACCGACGGGGAGCGCGCGACCGTGGACGCCGTGGAGCGCGTACGAGCGCATGTACGTCCCGATCTTCCCCGAGCACCCGATACCCGCGACGACGAACGTGTCGTCGGGCGAGTTCCCGGTGTTCGCGAGGGCTTTCATCATGCCGTTCATCGTGCCGAAGTCGCCACACCCGGGACACCAGGTGGGCTGCTTGTCGGACTTGAAGTCGGTGAATCTGACGTTGGAGCTCATGCTAGTTCCTCCTGGATGTCCTCGGCGAGTTCGTCCGCCTTGAACTGGACGCCGTTGTACTTGTTCACACGCTTCACGCGGGTAAGCGTGTCGTGCTCGACGAGGTCGGCGAACTGCCCGGTCGCGTTACACTCGACGACGACGACATCCTCGGCCTCCTCGACGTCCTCCGTGAGGTCTGGTCGCGGGAAGATGTAGGGGACGGAGAGCAGGCGCACGTCGACGTCCTCCTGGTCGAGGTAGTCCATCGCCTCGATGAGCGTTCCCTCGTTGGAACCCCACGAGATGACGAGGTTGTCGGAGTCGGGGTTGCCGAACTCGCGGTAGGAGAAGTCCTCTTCCTCCTCTGCGGTGGTGACCTTCTGCTGGCGCTTGTCGACCTGTTCGACGCGCACGTCCACGTCCTCGGTGCGGCGGCCGAGTTCGTCGTGTTCGAGGCCCGTGCTCATGTGCACGCCGCCCTCCGTGCCGGGGAAGGCGCGGGGGCTGACGCCGTCGGCGGTCACGGCGTGCGGCTTGAACTGGTCTTTCTCGTTCTGCCACTTCGAGATGTCGTCCTCGTCGACGACCTTCCCGCGGTCGATTTCGACCGCGTCCATGTCGAACGTCTCGGGGTCGAACGTCTGCTCGGTGACCGCCATCGCGAGGTCGGCGGTGAGGTAGACGGGCGTCTGGTACTTCTCGGCGAGGTTGAACGCCTCGATGGTCTTCCAGAAGCACTCCGCGACCGTCGTGGGCGCGAGGACGAACCGCGGGATCTCGCCGTGGCCGCCGTACAGCATCTGGTTCAGGTCGCCCTGCTCCTGCTTCGTCGGCATCCCCGTACTGGGGCCGGAGCGCATGACGTTCGTGATGACGAGCGGCGTCTCCGAGGTGGCGACCAATCCGAAGGTCTCCGTCATCAGGTCGATGCCGGGGCCGCTGGTCGCGGTCATGGAGCGCGCGCCGGCGCGCGCCGCACCGAGCGCCATGTTGATGGCGGCGAGTTCGTCTTCGGCCTGGACGACGTGCCCGCCGAAGTTCTCGATGCGGCCCTTGAGGTACGTCATCACGTCCGTCGCGGGCGTGATGGGGTAGCCGGCGTAGAACTTACAGCCGGCGGCGATGGCGCCCATCCCGATGGCTTCGTCGCCGTTCAGGAGGACGTAGTCGTTGTCCGTGGTCTCGAGGTCGAAGTCGAACGCGAGGTCGAACTCCTCGGTGACGTAGTCCGCGCCGAGACGCGCGGCCTCCTTGTTGTTCTCGACGATCTTCTCGCCCTTCCCGCCGAACTTCTTCTCGAGGGACTCGTCGAGGTTCTCGATGGGGAACCCGGCGACTTCACAGACGGCGCCGAGCGCGACGATGTTGCGCATGATGGCGCCGCCCGCGTCCTCAGCGAGCGATTTGAGCGGAACGTCGAGGCCCGTGACGTCGTCGGGGGCTTCGAAGTCGGAGAACTCGGTGCGCTCGCCGTCGTAGATGATGACGCTGCCGTCGTGCAGTTCGTCGAGGTTCTCGTCGACGGTGCGTTCGGTGAGCGCGATGAGGATGTCGAGGCGATCCACGACGCTGCGAACCTTGTCGACGGACGTTCGTACCTTGTATGCGGTGTAGCCACCCCGGATGCGGGACGCGAAGTCCTTCGAGGTGAAGACGTGCCGGCCGGCGCGCGAGAGCGCCTGTGCGAAGATCTTGCCGGTGGAGTCGATTCCATCGCCGGCTTCGCCGCCGATGGCCCAGTTCAGGTCCTCGTGCATGTGGTGTAGGCTTCCGAATCGCCCGGCAAAAAGCCTTCTGAACCCGGTGGACGTCTCGAAATCGATTTTTGTCCGAGTCGAAAGATAATTACTGAACGCCCGTTCGTGTTTATCGTTCTCACTGTCCGTTCCTCGCTCTTTCCCCGGTCGAAATACCGGTTCGACCCGAGCGTCTCGGCGTCGGTCGCGGCCGCACGCACAGCCCGGGACGGATCGCGGACGCCGGTCGACGTGACCCCTAACGCAACTGCTTTCCCCCGGCCACGGCAACCACGAGTATGGACACGACGGAGGTGACGGTTCGCGCGGTTCGCGCGGTCGGCCCCGACACAATCGCCATTCAGTTGGACGCGCCCGAGGACTTCGACGCGAAACCCGGGCAGTTCGTACAGCTCGCGGTCACCGTAGACGGAAACGAGGAAGCGCGCCACTACACGCTCTCCTCGCCGGACGCCGACGACCGCCTCGAAGTCACGGTCGGCGTCGACCCCGACGGCACGGTCGGCCCCCACCTCGAATCGCTCGAGCCCGGCGATACCGTCGGCATCAACGGCCCGTTCGGACACGCGTTCTACGAGGGCGAACCCGCGGTGACGCTCGTCGTCGGCGGCCCCGGCGTCGGCCCCGCGGTCGGTATCGCGGAGCGCGTCGTTCAGGACGGCGGCGACGTCGCGGTCGTCTACCTCGACGACGCGCACGCGCACACCGACCGACTCGCGAGCCTCGCCGACCACGGCGCGGACGTGTTCCTCGTCGGGAACGACCTCGGGCCCGCGGTGGACGCCGCGCTCTCCGCGGTCGGCGGTCAAGTGTTCGTCTACGGGTTCAGCGAGTTCGTGCGGGAAGTCGCCGACATCCTCGAAGCACGCGGTGTCGACAGCGACGACGCGAAAATCGAGTCCTTCGGGTGATCCCGGGGAACGATTTTAAGTTTTCTCCGACCGTCCCTCCACGTAGACTCTGGAATGGACGACCCCGAACACGACGTGAACCGAGTTCTTGACCGGCTCGAAGACGTCTACGGGGAGGTTCCGATCCACCGCGAGTCGACGCCGGTTCCGCGCGAGATGTACGTCGAGTGCATGAACGCCGCGGACAACGGCGAACTCGGCGGCGCCCGCGTCCTCGTCTCACACGAAAACGAATTCTTGCTCGTTCGCGAGGACAGCGGTGACGCCTGGGATGTTCCCGGCGGAAGCCTCTCCCGGCACGACACGCACGCGAGGGCTGGCACGCAGTACGTCGCCGAGCAGGTCGGCATCGAGTGCACGGTCGTGGACGCGTTCGCCGCCATCGAACGCGAGTTCGCGCTCGTGGACGGCGGCGAGGGCGTCACCGGCCTCTGGGTGTTCTTCGAAGCGGAGGCGGACGAGACCGACCTCGCGCTCGGCCCCGGCATCTCGGACGCGCAGTGGTTCTCCCGTCCGCCGCGAGAGGTCGGCCCCCATCTTTCGGAGCGCTTGTCGCCCGCGGCCGGCGACGACTAGTGCGCTACGTACTCCACGAGCACGCCGCCCGTGTCGCGAGGATGGAGGAACGCGACCGTGTGACCCCACGCGCCCTCTCGGGGTTCTTCGTCCACCAGAGAGACACCGGCGTCCCGCGCGCGCTCGAGCGCGTCCTCGATGTCGTCCGTGAGGAACGCGACGTGATGGGCTCCCGGCCCGTTCTCGTCCAGATACCGCCCGATAGTCGTCTCCGCTCCCGTGGGTTCGAGGAGTTCGAGGTAGGCGTTTCCGAGGTCGAGAAAGCAGACGTTCATCCCCTGGAAGGCTTCTTCGTGCGCGAGTTCGGCGTCGAACAACGAGACGTACTGTTCCGCGAGACTGACGGCGTCCTGGGTGGCGACGCCGACGTGGTCGAGACGCATACGTCGACGTGGGGGCGACGGCCCGATAAAGGTTAGAGTGCGGTGCCGGGCTGGTACTCGCCGAACACGTCGCGGAGGACGTTACAGATCTCGCCGACCGTCGCGTACGCCTTTACCGCGGCGACGATGTACGGCATGAGGTTCTCGTCGCCCTCCGCGGCCGTCCGGAGCGCCGCGAGGCGTTCCTCGACCGCGGCGTCGTCGCGCTCGTCCTTCACGGACTCCAGGCCCTCGATTTTGCGCTTCTCGTCCTCCTCGGTGACTTCCTCGATGTCGACTTCGGGTTCCTCGTCGACCTCGTACTCGTTCACGCCGACGATGGTGCGCTCGCCGTCCTCGATCTCCTGCTGGCGCTCGTACGCCACGTCCTGAATCTGGCGCTGCACCCACTGCTGCTGGATGGCGGACAGCATTCCGCCCTTCTCGTCGACGGTGTCGAGCAAGTCGAAGGCCTCGTCCTCGATGTCGTCCGTGAGGGATTCGACGTAGTAACTGCCGGCGAGCGGGTCGATGGTGTCCGCCGCGCCCGACTCGTGCGCGAGAATCTGCTGGGTGCGCAGTGCCGTCCGCACGGACTTCTCCGTGGGGAGCGACAGCGCCTCGTCCTTTCCGTTCGTGTGCAGGCTCTGCGTTCCCCCCAGAACCGCGGCGAGCGCCTGATACGCGACGCGCACGACGTTGTTCTCTATCTGCTGGGCGGTCAGCGTGGAGCCGGCGGTCTGCGTGTGGAACTTCAACTGCTTCGACTGCGGGTCGTCGGCGTCGAAGCGCTCATCCATGATCTGCGCCCACATCCGGCGGGCGGCGCGGAACTTCGCGGCTTCCTCCAGGATGTTGTTGTGGGCGTTGAAGAAGAAGGAGAGCTGTGGCGCGAACTCGTCTACGTCCAGACCGGCGTCCAGCGCGGCCTCGACGTACTCGATGCCGTTTCCGAGCGTGAACGCGACTTCCTGGGCGGCCGTCGAACCGGCCTCCCGGATGTGGTAGCCCGAGATCGAGATCGTGTTGAAGTTCGGCGTCTCCTCCGCGCAGAACTCGAAGATGTCCGTGATGATGCGCATCGACGGCTCGGGCGGATAGATGTAGGTGTTGCGCGCGACGTACTCCTTGAGCACGTCGTTCTGGATGGTTCCCCGGAGTTCGTCGCGGTCGACGCCCTGCTTGTCGCCGACGGCGATGTACATCGCGAGCAACACGGAGGCGGGCGCGTTGATGGTCATCGACGTGCTGACTTCGTCGAGCGGGATGCCGTCAAACACCTTCTCGAAGTCCGCGAGCGTGTCGATGGCGACGCCGGACTTCCCGACCTCGCCCGCGCTCATCGCCGCGTCCGAGTCGTACCCCATCTGGGTCGGGAGGTCGAACGCCATCGAGAGCCCCGACGACCCCTGGTCGATGAGGTAGCGAAAGCGCTCGTTCGTCTCCTCGGGCGTGCCGAAGCCCGCGTACTGCCGCATCGTCCAGAGGCGGCCGCGGTAGCCCGTGGAGTAGACGCCGCGCGTGTAGGGGTCTTCGCCGGGGAACCCGAGATCCTCTTCGTAGTCGAGGTCGCTCACGTCGTTCGGCGTGTAGAGCCGATCTACTGTCTGCCCGCCCGTGTCCGTGTCGAACTCGTCCTTGCGCTCGCCGAACCGGTCGAGCACGGGGTCGAGGGTCTCTTCCTCCCACTCCTCCTTTGCCTCGCGGATACTCGCGAGGTCGTCGTCGTCGAACATACCTTGGGGAACGAGCGAGACCGTCTTAATGGTTGTACGTTAGGGAACTGAACGCCGCCGTCACTCGCTCCCGTGAGCGTGACCGTCGCTGTGGCCGCTACTGCTGTCACCGGTGCGGTGGAGGGAGTAGAGCGCGAGGAAGGCGGCGGTGGCGAGGGCGTTGAGCGCGGCCTTGTAGTCGAGTTCGATGGAGATGCGCTCGACGGTCGCGCTCGCGGGGTCGGGGATGAGACCGAGGAGGTCGAACGCGACGTGGACGGCGACGCCGGTGACGACGGCGGCGACGAATATCATCGCCGAAAGGACGGCGGCGAACGTGGTGCCGTAGTACTCCCGGTACGCCTGCATGATGGGCGGGATGACGAGGTCGGCGTAGATGTAGGAGAGCACGCTCCCGAACGGCAGGCCGCGCGTCCAGAGAATCGCGCCGAACGGGACGTTCCCGACGGAGCAGACGAACGTCGCGATGCCGACGACGGCTCCCAAGACGGCGGTCCAGACGACGTACGTGTACTCGCCGACGATCGGCCCGGCGAAGACCGCGTGCCAGACGGAGTCCGGCACGAACCCGGCGATGAGACCGGCGAACACGAACCCGATGGCGATCTCGTCCCAGAGCATCCCCCACTCCTTGAGTTGCTTGTCCGCGAGCGCGCGCCACCCGGAGAGCGAGGTCGCCTGCTCCACGACGGTGGTGTCGGCGTCCGCGGGGTTCCAGCCGCGCTTGCAGGACGCAGAGCAGAAGTAGTAGGTCGTTCCGTCGTACTCGACGGTGTGCTCGGTCTCGTCGGGGTCGACTTCCATCCCGCAGTTCGGGTCGCGGACGGTGGTGTCGTCTGACGCGTGCTCGCGCGCGGACTCGACGACTTCGTCCGGGACGAACCGGAACCCGACCGCCATCAGGCCGATGAGGACGACGCCGCCGACGAAGTCCGCGACGACGAACTCCCAGCCGAGCAGAATCCAGATGACGAACCCGATCTCGATGACGAGGTTCGTCGAGGCGAACATGAACGCGCCCAGACTGGCGGCGGCGCTCGCGCCCTTCTTGAAGAGGTTCTTCGCCGTGGCGATGGCGGAGTACGAACAGGAGGAGGAGACGAACCCGAAGAACGTCGCGGTGCCGAGTTCGCGGACGCCCGCGCCCTCCAGGTGCTGGGAGATGTCGTCCTCGGACAGCCAGGCCTCGACGCCGCCGGCGATGGCGAACCCGAGCACGAGCGCCCACCACGTTATCCACGCCATCTCGACCGCGGTCCGCACCGTCTCCTCCGCGCCCGTGAGGAGGTACGTGTCGAGCGGTTCGGTCGACGCAATCGCACCGCCTGCGACGATGAGGGCCGCGAACGCCACCAGAACGAGGTAGTCCCGTCGCTCCATACGTGATAGAAGGAACGCCCCGCTTACGCCGTTTGGGGCTCAGAATCCGAGGTGAATTCCCGGGAAAATTCGGCGTCGTTAACCGCCGGTGTCGTACTTGTAGGTCGCTGTCTCGGAGTCGATACCGAAGTCCTCCGCGGTCTCCTGTGGGTCGTTCTCGCCCTCCTCAGACCGGAACCGGCGGCGGAGTCGGCCCGGAACGGAGAAGTCGTCCACGTCGAGTACGAGCGGAACGGCGTCCTCGCCCTCCGTCTCGCGGACTTCGGCGAGGCGGCGGACGAGTGGGTCGGGCAGTGTGGACTCGTCAATCCGCTCGAACCCGAACTGTTCGAGGTACGCGGGTTCGACGCTGAGCGAGAAGACGCGGTCGAACCCCTGGTCGTACGCGGACTCCACGAGCCGTTCGACGACGTGCGCGCCGACGCCGCGGTTCCGCCAGTCCACCAGGACGCCGATGTTCGTGAGTTCGCAGACGGACGTCTCGTCGCCCGAGTGAACGCGGAGCCGACCGAACCCGGCCTTCCCGCCCGTCTCCTCGTCCACCGCGAACACGTAGTCCCGGGAGCGAAAGGCGGGGTCCGGCATCCCGAACTCGTCTAGCCGGTCCAGCAACCACACCTCCTCGTGTTTCTCCGCGGGCCTGACGTGCATACACGAGACGTCTGCCCCGCGCATCAAAAGCGTTCCTCCAGCGGGAAGACGGCCGTCCCAGCATTATAAGACACAGCCGGCAGAATTTGCGCGCATGGAGTCACTCGACGACGTGAACGAGGTCGTCCACGAACCCGGTGAGGCGTTCGCCGACGCCACGAACGTCCGCGCGTTCATGCGGGAGCACGGGATCGACAGCGAAGCCGAACTCCGCGAGCGCTCCGCGAACGACCTCGACTGGTTCTGGGGCGAACTCCCCGACTACCTCGGCCTCGACTTCTACGACGACCCGGACAGTGTGCGCGACGAGTCCGACGGCCCCCAGTTCACGGACTGGTACCCCGGCGGGTCGCTGAACATCGCGCACAACACCGTCGACCGACACGCCCGCCGCGACTCCGGCACCCGGAATCACGTCGCGACGATCTGGGAGGGCGAGGACGGCGAGGTCCGCGAGCAGACGTATCACGACATCTATCGAGAGTCGAACCAGGTCGCGAACGCGCTCGAAGAACGCGGCATCGGCCGGGGCGACACGGTCGGCCTCTACATGCCGATGGTGCCCGAAGTCGTCTCAATCCTCTACGGAGTCTTCAAGGTCGGCGCGATCGCCGTCCCTATCTTCAGCGGGTTCGGCGTCGACGCGACCGCC is drawn from Salarchaeum sp. JOR-1 and contains these coding sequences:
- a CDS encoding digeranylgeranylglycerophospholipid reductase; its protein translation is MTERFDVVIAGAGPAGAQCARDLAQRDYDVLVLETEPEDEFPRQSNKSTAGTFPSMMGAFGIPDDVVMQFTDSVVLESPNEHFVQNQPGAVLEFADFKRFLVEEGREHGAEYRFGSRVSKPIMENGEIVGVEYSGDEEVYADIVVDATGPAAPLAKHLGVSDLERHNQAIGIEWEMDGVAVDHPDYADLHGAMMLRLDHDLAPGGYSWIFHTGEDTAKVGLCYIQNESYQERGKDGMSIDGYLDYWLDNDPRFENATKLDGKQHRGSAHIQEPGQLCTDSFMAIGDTVPSIDPLWGEGIHKGMKSARAAAITADRCLTGTVDTSKAAMETYADLWHQDVAPGAKRRLAMTRLLYLADDDRYDRLLRDVKDANMDTLTDANGGNPIAIAKFLHFDDLSLLKRLVTEHYL
- a CDS encoding MaoC family dehydratase N-terminal domain-containing protein, giving the protein MDVSLPPEEGDTYTYERTFTTDEVESFAELSHDDQPVHSVPDDEGRLMVQGLLTATLPTAIGSALGVLAYHMDNHFHRPVYTGEPITCETTLTDVEERDDRYDIRGENVCTNEAGDEVLTGSFEGVVWKE
- a CDS encoding 2-oxoacid:ferredoxin oxidoreductase subunit beta, which encodes MSSNVRFTDFKSDKQPTWCPGCGDFGTMNGMMKALANTGNSPDDTFVVAGIGCSGKIGTYMRSYALHGVHGRALPVGTGVKLANPDLEVMVAGGDGDGYSIGVGHFIHAVRRNIDITYVVMDNRIYGLTKGQASPTSRSDFETATTPEGSKQPPVNPLALALSAGGSFIAQSFSSHAQRHTEIIEEAIEHDGFSLVNTFSPCVTFNDVDTYDYFRDSLVDLGGDDADYDPSDREQAKDKILDSEKEYMGVLYQDDDVQSYEQAHGVEGNMADIDTDGAPDGAMDLVREFY
- a CDS encoding 2-oxoacid:acceptor oxidoreductase subunit alpha, with the translated sequence MHEDLNWAIGGEAGDGIDSTGKIFAQALSRAGRHVFTSKDFASRIRGGYTAYKVRTSVDKVRSVVDRLDILIALTERTVDENLDELHDGSVIIYDGERTEFSDFEAPDDVTGLDVPLKSLAEDAGGAIMRNIVALGAVCEVAGFPIENLDESLEKKFGGKGEKIVENNKEAARLGADYVTEEFDLAFDFDLETTDNDYVLLNGDEAIGMGAIAAGCKFYAGYPITPATDVMTYLKGRIENFGGHVVQAEDELAAINMALGAARAGARSMTATSGPGIDLMTETFGLVATSETPLVITNVMRSGPSTGMPTKQEQGDLNQMLYGGHGEIPRFVLAPTTVAECFWKTIEAFNLAEKYQTPVYLTADLAMAVTEQTFDPETFDMDAVEIDRGKVVDEDDISKWQNEKDQFKPHAVTADGVSPRAFPGTEGGVHMSTGLEHDELGRRTEDVDVRVEQVDKRQQKVTTAEEEEDFSYREFGNPDSDNLVISWGSNEGTLIEAMDYLDQEDVDVRLLSVPYIFPRPDLTEDVEEAEDVVVVECNATGQFADLVEHDTLTRVKRVNKYNGVQFKADELAEDIQEELA
- a CDS encoding ferredoxin--NADP reductase; this encodes MDTTEVTVRAVRAVGPDTIAIQLDAPEDFDAKPGQFVQLAVTVDGNEEARHYTLSSPDADDRLEVTVGVDPDGTVGPHLESLEPGDTVGINGPFGHAFYEGEPAVTLVVGGPGVGPAVGIAERVVQDGGDVAVVYLDDAHAHTDRLASLADHGADVFLVGNDLGPAVDAALSAVGGQVFVYGFSEFVREVADILEARGVDSDDAKIESFG
- a CDS encoding NUDIX hydrolase; its protein translation is MDDPEHDVNRVLDRLEDVYGEVPIHRESTPVPREMYVECMNAADNGELGGARVLVSHENEFLLVREDSGDAWDVPGGSLSRHDTHARAGTQYVAEQVGIECTVVDAFAAIEREFALVDGGEGVTGLWVFFEAEADETDLALGPGISDAQWFSRPPREVGPHLSERLSPAAGDD
- the mce gene encoding methylmalonyl-CoA epimerase codes for the protein MRLDHVGVATQDAVSLAEQYVSLFDAELAHEEAFQGMNVCFLDLGNAYLELLEPTGAETTIGRYLDENGPGAHHVAFLTDDIEDALERARDAGVSLVDEEPREGAWGHTVAFLHPRDTGGVLVEYVAH
- a CDS encoding methylmalonyl-CoA mutase translates to MFDDDDLASIREAKEEWEEETLDPVLDRFGERKDEFDTDTGGQTVDRLYTPNDVSDLDYEEDLGFPGEDPYTRGVYSTGYRGRLWTMRQYAGFGTPEETNERFRYLIDQGSSGLSMAFDLPTQMGYDSDAAMSAGEVGKSGVAIDTLADFEKVFDGIPLDEVSTSMTINAPASVLLAMYIAVGDKQGVDRDELRGTIQNDVLKEYVARNTYIYPPEPSMRIITDIFEFCAEETPNFNTISISGYHIREAGSTAAQEVAFTLGNGIEYVEAALDAGLDVDEFAPQLSFFFNAHNNILEEAAKFRAARRMWAQIMDERFDADDPQSKQLKFHTQTAGSTLTAQQIENNVVRVAYQALAAVLGGTQSLHTNGKDEALSLPTEKSVRTALRTQQILAHESGAADTIDPLAGSYYVESLTDDIEDEAFDLLDTVDEKGGMLSAIQQQWVQRQIQDVAYERQQEIEDGERTIVGVNEYEVDEEPEVDIEEVTEEDEKRKIEGLESVKDERDDAAVEERLAALRTAAEGDENLMPYIVAAVKAYATVGEICNVLRDVFGEYQPGTAL
- a CDS encoding permease yields the protein MERRDYLVLVAFAALIVAGGAIASTEPLDTYLLTGAEETVRTAVEMAWITWWALVLGFAIAGGVEAWLSEDDISQHLEGAGVRELGTATFFGFVSSSCSYSAIATAKNLFKKGASAAASLGAFMFASTNLVIEIGFVIWILLGWEFVVADFVGGVVLIGLMAVGFRFVPDEVVESAREHASDDTTVRDPNCGMEVDPDETEHTVEYDGTTYYFCSASCKRGWNPADADTTVVEQATSLSGWRALADKQLKEWGMLWDEIAIGFVFAGLIAGFVPDSVWHAVFAGPIVGEYTYVVWTAVLGAVVGIATFVCSVGNVPFGAILWTRGLPFGSVLSYIYADLVIPPIMQAYREYYGTTFAAVLSAMIFVAAVVTGVAVHVAFDLLGLIPDPASATVERISIELDYKAALNALATAAFLALYSLHRTGDSSSGHSDGHAHGSE
- a CDS encoding GNAT family N-acetyltransferase; the protein is MHVRPAEKHEEVWLLDRLDEFGMPDPAFRSRDYVFAVDEETGGKAGFGRLRVHSGDETSVCELTNIGVLVDWRNRGVGAHVVERLVESAYDQGFDRVFSLSVEPAYLEQFGFERIDESTLPDPLVRRLAEVRETEGEDAVPLVLDVDDFSVPGRLRRRFRSEEGENDPQETAEDFGIDSETATYKYDTGG